A segment of the Kluyveromyces marxianus DMKU3-1042 DNA, complete genome, chromosome 5 genome:
TCACCTCTTAGAGAACCAACCTTGCCCTTACTGAATCTATCGTCGCCGCCTCTTCCAACAGATCCTTGCTGTCTTGGAGGAATGACAATTTTACTGCTCATTTCTGCCATCCATTCAGGATCGTACTTAACGTTCACTTTATCCTTGAATTGATACAAGAAGTCGGGTCCGTAAGTGTACTTGACTTTAGCCTTTTTATATCTATCATTTGGAGGAGTGATGTCACTTGGGTATTGGAAAGAGTAAATGTCATCAACTGGCGAGACTTCGTgtaatttcttcaagaattctGTCATGGTGattttatcattatcattatctTGGACGGGAGCTGGTGTTTCTTCCTCAgcctttggttcttcagAAGTAGCTTCTTCAGCGGTAGCTTCTTCAgcctttggttcttcttcagcagtAGTAGTTTCTTCAgcctttggttcttcttcagccttgacttcttcagcagcagcttcttcaacctttggttcttcagcctttggttcttcagcctttggttcttcagccttagcttcttcagccttagcttcttcaaccTTAGCTTCTTCAGCCTTAGCTTCCTCAGCcttagcttcttcaaccTTTGGCTCTTCAACCTTGGCTTCTTCCgcctttggttcttcagcctttggttcttccGCCTTTGGCTCTTCAACCTTGGCTTCTTCGGTCTTTGGCTCTTCAACCTTGGCTTCTTCGGTCTTTggctcttccttctttggcTCCTCAGCCTGTGCTTGTTCAGCAGCCTTCATTCTCTTAAGCTTCAACTTTTCTGCCAATGTCAATGGCTTTGGCTCTGGTGCTGGGGTTGGAGTGGCTTCTTTAGAAACTTCTGGAGTggcttctttttcaactgCAGCAGCTGTTTCGGTTGATTCGGCTGGGGCAgtttcttccttctcttgAGACTCTACCTTAGCGTCCTCTTCCTTAGCAGCGGCGACGGCTTCAGGTTGAGGAGTGCTCTTCCCACCGGAAGCCTTCTTTGCAGCCAACGCAGCCTTACGTCTCTTGACTTGCTCCAAGAAATCATTCACGATCAATGTGTCCTTCTTTGGCTCTTCAGTCTTAGCTGGAGATTGCTCCTTCCCGTTTGGAATAGGAGCAGGAGAAGCAGAGGCGGAGGCGGAACTGGCTGCGGCTGGAACGACGGCGGGGCTCTGCAGTTTCACGGCTGGGGAAGCAGATGCAGAGTTAGATGCGGACCCGCTGGCAGCAGGAGACACTACTGGAATGCTTCTTGCGTTAGAGTGAGGGTGCGAATGTGCGATCGACGAAATATCGATGTGTTCACCGGACTTGTTTGTGATTTCCACCTTAGCTGGCTTGCCCGAAACGGTGGCTGGAGTGACCAATGGCGCAACGTAGTTCTGGCTTACAGGAGTCTGATAAGCAGCGGCGTACatctgttgctgttgttggtacTGGTTGTAGTACAGTGGGTTATAATCGGCGACACCATAGTTTGGAACGTAACCAGCGTGAACACCGTAAGCAGGCTGGTTGTACTTTTGAAAGTGTTTACCGGTGCTAGAGGACCCGTTATTGCTGTTGCCACCTCTCTGGTTGTATGGTCTGGAGTTCCTTCTGCTGTCGTACTTGGGATTTCTTGGCGACTTGCTGAaaccagcaccaccacTGTTCTTTTGAGGCGATCCCGTTGTGTTCTCTTCCACCGCGTGATGCTGTTGCTGCGATTGGCCCTGAGCTGGCGCTTGCGCTGGCACCTGAGAtggctgttgttgttgctgttgctcTGGAGTAGACTCGCCCATACTGGTAGATTCTTTCTTGCAgtagttagttagttagttagttgTTGGCAGCCCGAACTCTAAGGAATTACTCActcaaaccaaaaaatattttcaatttataataaataaatcCAAATCTTATTAACTTGCTAGCCCTTCTGTCACTCGAACAAAACTATACTTGGCAATAGCACACTATTATCGGCTTATTACTAAActcaaataaaaaagaatgtCTCTTGTTCCCGTTCTTCTCGATGAGATGATGTGATGTGATGCGATGTGCTTTGCttcaaaaaacaaaaaaaaattatacaCACAACCCAACTGCAGGAAAATAATACACGTGTGATGCTTCTAGCGAAACTCTCTCTCTCAATCAAGCAATCACTGACCTTCTATATCACGGCTGCTCCTTCTACTTCCTTTCTCTcctctcttttccaattcaaaCTCCCAATTTCAATTGTGCAAGTGAGAGGTAATGGCACACTCGATGGCTTAAAGGTTGAAATTTTATCAGATccataaaaaaaatttttctttctttctttcgtGAAATGGCATATGGGACCTTTCTCCTCTGGCTGGGACAAAGACAGGCAGGGCGACAGCCAGACAGACAGACGCTGGTAGCCATTATCAGAGGAGGTGGAGGGACAGCCAGTCAGTTTGCGACACATGTATGGTGATATGTATGTGATATATAAGTTTATTTATACAATGTGAAAGGCAGAGATTGAGAGACAGGCCTTACTTGAACAACTTTGCGACGGAGATAGCGGTTTCGTCGTTCTTGTTCATGACCTTTGCGACAGCAA
Coding sequences within it:
- the TIF4632 gene encoding eukaryotic initiation factor 4F subunit p150, with protein sequence MGESTPEQQQQQQPSQVPAQAPAQGQSQQQHHAVEENTTGSPQKNSGGAGFSKSPRNPKYDSRRNSRPYNQRGGNSNNGSSSTGKHFQKYNQPAYGVHAGYVPNYGVADYNPLYYNQYQQQQQMYAAAYQTPVSQNYVAPLVTPATVSGKPAKVEITNKSGEHIDISSIAHSHPHSNARSIPVVSPAASGSASNSASASPAVKLQSPAVVPAAASSASASASPAPIPNGKEQSPAKTEEPKKDTLIVNDFLEQVKRRKAALAAKKASGGKSTPQPEAVAAAKEEDAKVESQEKEETAPAESTETAAAVEKEATPEVSKEATPTPAPEPKPLTLAEKLKLKRMKAAEQAQAEEPKKEEPKTEEAKVEEPKTEEAKVEEPKAEEPKAEEPKAEEAKVEEPKVEEAKAEEAKAEEAKVEEAKAEEAKAEEPKAEEPKAEEPKVEEAAAEEVKAEEEPKAEETTTAEEEPKAEEATAEEATSEEPKAEEETPAPVQDNDNDKITMTEFLKKLHEVSPVDDIYSFQYPSDITPPNDRYKKAKVKYTYGPDFLYQFKDKVNVKYDPEWMAEMSSKIVIPPRQQGSVGRGGDDRFSKGKVGSLRGEGRSNSRSNSKRKSKKDDRRSNRSYTSRKDRERIREEEPEEPKVEIEVAPLVPSANRWVPKSKMKKAEVKLAPDGTEIYDAEDVSRKMKSLLNKLTLEMFEPISDDIMKIANQSKWQEKGETLKIVIEQIFYKACDEPYWSSMYAQLCGKVVKDLDDSIKDSETPDKTGSHLVLHYLVQRCQEEFQKGWTDKLPTNEDGSPLKPELMSDEYYKMAAAKRRGLGLVRFIGFLYRSNLLTSRMVFFCFKRLMKDIQNSPTEDTLESVCELLETIGEQFENARIQVTADAVIEGSSLLDTLFEQIKDVIKTGEISSRIKFKLLDIVELREKKNWNSSKKNDGPKTIAQIHEEEALKRAMEERERENNRHGSKGGSRRMNSERNSSRRDFAPQHSHNSNRDGFQTTRSSSMRYNEPKKEEQAQTPSKSPGVANMFDALMDAEDD